A genomic stretch from Sulfobacillus thermosulfidooxidans includes:
- a CDS encoding GNAT family N-acetyltransferase: MNSLWFRVRPSTADDTEAIARVQIASWRSTYTGIVSDTFLDHLEQHLDERVESRQQRFNNPNMAIFVLVSPGNHVVGFIDVGPNRDDDVHYDAELYAIYLLKGWQRLGGGRQLVEAATHWLITHHYQALKVWALKENPFRRFYEKLGGSQLSERSITLGTQTFDEVSYGWENLHHLISFLA; encoded by the coding sequence GTGAATTCTTTATGGTTTCGTGTACGCCCTAGCACAGCCGATGACACCGAAGCTATTGCCCGAGTGCAGATCGCCAGTTGGCGCAGTACCTATACTGGAATTGTTTCGGATACGTTTCTTGATCATTTAGAACAGCATCTTGATGAACGCGTTGAGTCGCGACAACAACGCTTTAACAATCCCAATATGGCGATCTTTGTCCTTGTTTCTCCAGGTAATCATGTCGTAGGATTTATTGACGTCGGTCCCAATCGCGATGACGATGTCCACTATGATGCGGAACTTTATGCCATATATCTGCTCAAGGGTTGGCAGAGGTTAGGCGGCGGACGACAGCTTGTAGAAGCCGCGACGCACTGGCTCATCACGCATCACTATCAGGCACTCAAAGTCTGGGCTTTAAAAGAAAATCCCTTCCGAAGGTTTTACGAAAAGTTAGGCGGCTCACAACTTAGTGAACGCTCCATCACGTTGGGAACACAAACATTTGACGAAGTTTCTTATGGATGGGAAAATCTTCACCATTTGATTTCTTTCCTCGCATGA
- a CDS encoding MFS transporter — protein MTRNGLSVESIGIIASLALAITTLVDFPSGIAADVHGRTKVLAIGLAVWSLGLLFFGLSGTVLDFALSMAVWAAGMGTVRRLPQTWVVDTLAAHGRAEDKKIVLPQVSSVSQLSGAVAAGASVTLMGISMAWLFGAQALFAALACCIALFGMAENYGTKTRTRVAVGSLVKLLTETTPMRLVVWRGRWCPMELCRSFCHFGRFIG, from the coding sequence ATGACGAGAAACGGACTGTCAGTCGAATCCATAGGGATTATCGCCTCACTGGCGTTAGCTATTACGACGTTGGTCGATTTCCCTTCGGGAATTGCCGCGGATGTGCATGGTCGAACCAAGGTCTTGGCAATCGGATTGGCCGTGTGGTCGTTAGGATTGTTGTTCTTTGGATTATCGGGTACCGTTCTAGATTTCGCGCTATCTATGGCGGTGTGGGCAGCCGGCATGGGCACCGTGAGGAGATTGCCCCAAACGTGGGTCGTCGACACATTGGCTGCACACGGAAGAGCAGAAGACAAGAAGATTGTTCTCCCACAAGTCTCCAGTGTGTCCCAACTATCCGGGGCGGTCGCAGCCGGTGCGTCGGTGACTTTAATGGGAATCAGCATGGCTTGGCTATTCGGGGCACAGGCGTTGTTCGCGGCTCTAGCGTGTTGTATTGCCCTGTTCGGTATGGCGGAGAACTATGGCACTAAAACCCGGACGCGGGTTGCTGTGGGCAGCCTTGTTAAGCTGCTCACCGAGACAACCCCAATGCGACTTGTTGTGTGGCGCGGGCGATGGTGTCCAATGGAACTCTGTCGCTCTTTCTGTCATTTTGGCAGGTTTATTGGCTGA
- a CDS encoding APC family permease, whose amino-acid sequence MVKESPVTTMSLDPDVAPYRRELTFWDLVFVSITGVVGSGWLFGSYNAAKIAGPASLIAWVIGGIVVLLGALINGELVGMFPRAGGAMRYPLYSHGSLVAFLIGWGSWIPGAAGAATEAAAVIQYASSYLPGLFNGTTMTPEGVLVAAALVVLFTYINWLGIRVFAKINGPITVIKLAVPVATIIILFATSFHASNLTSHGFMPYHAKSIFLALATSGIVYAYLGSSGPLELAAEAKNPSQQIPRVLLMVVGFSFLLYTLLQLVFLAAVPPSLLNHVSWSGLSFNAPFANLLIAVNLVWFSYFLYADAILSPSGTALSGTAVVSRIVYALGLEGWAPKFLAYVSEKTGVPTRALLINLLFSVLFLLPFPSWQALVGVIVTCALFIRLVIPISHMVMRKTLPDQPRPFRTPWAMVVSPLATMISALIIYWVGWPINGQVILFFAIGIVFYAVSFKKQKWPTSHITHGIWFLVFMGFLAGMSWLGTYGGRHVIPAPWDSLAVAVGSLLLWGWGYASGLPIDQALMGGRQTSVEVRVQEPELSSFDQNF is encoded by the coding sequence ATGGTTAAAGAATCACCTGTCACTACCATGTCTTTAGATCCTGATGTGGCGCCATATCGCCGTGAATTGACTTTTTGGGATCTTGTTTTTGTCTCTATTACTGGTGTAGTGGGATCGGGATGGTTATTTGGTTCTTATAATGCGGCAAAAATTGCGGGGCCTGCATCGCTGATAGCATGGGTTATCGGAGGGATCGTGGTTTTATTAGGGGCTTTAATTAATGGTGAATTAGTGGGGATGTTTCCGCGTGCTGGCGGTGCCATGCGCTATCCTTTGTACTCTCATGGTTCTTTGGTTGCGTTTTTGATTGGGTGGGGCAGCTGGATTCCTGGAGCAGCCGGGGCGGCTACGGAGGCCGCAGCCGTCATTCAGTATGCTAGTTCTTATCTTCCCGGATTGTTTAATGGGACCACCATGACGCCTGAAGGGGTGCTGGTTGCGGCGGCGTTAGTGGTATTGTTTACGTATATTAATTGGCTTGGCATCCGAGTTTTTGCCAAGATTAATGGTCCGATTACGGTCATTAAGTTAGCGGTGCCAGTGGCGACGATTATCATCTTATTTGCTACGAGTTTTCATGCGAGTAATCTTACCTCCCATGGCTTTATGCCTTATCATGCGAAGAGTATCTTTCTAGCTCTCGCAACATCCGGGATTGTTTATGCCTATTTGGGTTCGAGCGGTCCTTTGGAGTTAGCCGCCGAAGCAAAAAATCCGAGCCAACAAATTCCGCGCGTCTTATTGATGGTGGTGGGCTTCTCCTTTTTGCTCTACACATTGCTGCAGCTTGTTTTCTTGGCAGCAGTGCCGCCTTCTTTGCTCAATCATGTTAGCTGGAGTGGTTTGTCGTTTAATGCGCCATTTGCCAATTTGTTAATTGCCGTAAATCTCGTATGGTTTTCCTATTTTCTTTATGCGGATGCCATATTGTCTCCTTCGGGCACGGCGTTATCGGGAACCGCGGTTGTTTCCCGCATCGTTTATGCTTTAGGACTAGAAGGATGGGCACCAAAATTTCTGGCGTACGTGAGTGAGAAAACGGGTGTGCCGACCAGGGCTTTATTGATCAACTTGCTCTTTAGTGTGTTGTTCTTGTTGCCCTTTCCCAGTTGGCAAGCGTTGGTCGGAGTTATTGTGACCTGTGCCTTATTTATCAGACTCGTCATTCCCATATCGCATATGGTGATGCGAAAGACATTGCCTGACCAACCCAGGCCTTTTCGCACGCCCTGGGCGATGGTAGTCAGCCCGCTGGCTACCATGATCTCGGCTCTCATCATTTATTGGGTAGGATGGCCAATCAATGGTCAGGTGATTTTGTTTTTTGCGATTGGCATTGTGTTTTATGCGGTATCGTTTAAGAAGCAAAAATGGCCGACAAGTCATATTACACATGGTATATGGTTTTTAGTCTTTATGGGATTTTTAGCAGGGATGTCGTGGCTTGGAACCTACGGGGGTCGTCACGTGATTCCTGCACCTTGGGATTCCTTAGCAGTAGCTGTCGGGTCCCTGTTGCTGTGGGGCTGGGGCTATGCGTCAGGACTGCCTATTGATCAAGCTCTCATGGGCGGACGACAAACGTCCGTAGAAGTGCGAGTACAAGAACCTGAGCTGAGTAGCTTTGATCAGAATTTTTAA
- a CDS encoding YeeE/YedE thiosulfate transporter family protein: MIKADAPLWIGIIIGAIIGGFAELWGIANPETLIRLARWKDRLFIGCIAIGSAVGAIVLYGLYASGVDMHFGPKPVYIVGIIIGGLLFGTGMAISGYVPGSEWMALGEGRRDVLYAIPGGILGAATWTLLYQTSWGQWLVHTLNFGDLILTGSIKHIHPTETFIVSLLYAAVLLLIAYFLPRYQGGRKSCLRQSMSKTVDDVDREYKADTLAYLSEGGMEVNTGSWNKEIVEQDVPNSNFYSPVMLFVGAVIGITVVLGIFLHQIFGESTTFSWLAGQLLLPHYAYSHIVFTKIGWEPLSDIGTFFGAFISAVFVSRRFNAFRPVIPPSWRNRFGHNPLTRAVGAFGGSFLVLFGARMADGCASGHILSGGVQMAISAWIFTIAVLISMLITAKWVYGNSSEKVHAEEVVSDQRSAVQ, translated from the coding sequence ATGATTAAAGCCGATGCTCCATTATGGATAGGGATCATTATTGGTGCTATCATAGGCGGATTCGCGGAATTATGGGGTATTGCCAACCCAGAAACCTTAATTCGGTTGGCTCGTTGGAAAGATCGTTTATTTATTGGCTGTATCGCCATTGGTTCCGCCGTCGGGGCGATTGTTTTATATGGACTCTATGCCAGTGGGGTGGATATGCATTTCGGCCCGAAACCAGTGTATATTGTGGGAATCATCATTGGTGGATTGTTGTTTGGTACAGGCATGGCCATCTCAGGATATGTGCCGGGTTCTGAATGGATGGCTTTAGGCGAAGGACGGCGTGATGTGTTATACGCGATTCCCGGAGGAATTTTAGGAGCGGCGACCTGGACCTTGTTGTATCAAACCTCGTGGGGTCAATGGTTGGTTCACACATTAAATTTTGGCGATTTGATTTTAACGGGATCGATTAAGCATATTCATCCCACAGAAACATTTATTGTCTCGCTTCTCTATGCGGCGGTGTTATTACTGATTGCATATTTTCTTCCCCGTTATCAAGGAGGCCGCAAAAGTTGTCTCCGGCAATCAATGAGCAAAACAGTTGATGATGTCGACAGAGAATATAAAGCCGACACCCTCGCCTATCTGTCTGAAGGCGGCATGGAAGTGAATACCGGAAGTTGGAATAAGGAAATTGTCGAACAAGATGTTCCCAATTCGAACTTCTACTCCCCGGTTATGTTATTTGTCGGTGCTGTCATTGGGATTACCGTGGTGTTGGGCATTTTTCTCCACCAAATTTTTGGTGAGTCGACCACCTTTTCCTGGCTGGCAGGACAATTACTGTTGCCGCATTATGCGTATAGTCACATTGTCTTTACCAAGATTGGTTGGGAGCCTTTATCTGACATTGGCACATTTTTTGGGGCCTTTATATCCGCCGTCTTTGTCAGTCGACGGTTTAATGCTTTTCGCCCTGTCATTCCGCCATCTTGGCGCAACCGTTTTGGTCACAACCCATTGACCCGCGCCGTGGGGGCGTTTGGCGGATCGTTTTTGGTCTTATTTGGCGCCCGTATGGCTGATGGCTGTGCCAGCGGTCACATCTTAAGCGGTGGTGTGCAAATGGCCATCAGTGCGTGGATTTTTACCATTGCGGTGTTAATTTCCATGTTAATTACCGCGAAATGGGTGTATGGCAACAGTAGTGAAAAAGTTCATGCCGAAGAAGTCGTTTCTGATCAAAGGAGTGCGGTACAATGA
- a CDS encoding MMPL family transporter, translating to MNRKTITSWIVKHPWHTIVLWTVIFIGSLPFMLNLTHQFKTDGLGVPGSPSQHVQDIVQKNFGTLANSTATVVFYSPSRVNQPQYLEAMQRILRAMQKIPAVASVPSVHQLAISPDGHVMYGTIFFNHVTTNSLADTKAVVPLRHLLKKTPSGLQGGLTGLVPLERSFTDQVDKDLKTAEIWSFPLTLIALVWIFRSVIAPIGPLAIGFGGITVGLAGIDLIARVIAIAPEVEDAAAMIGLGVGIDYALLMVHRYRLARKMHPAADAANIAAATAGRAVLFSGSIVAAAFAVVLLVHQPLMRSMALGSLAAVLATVIAALTLLPAILVVLDRWLDWPYRQSMEKPSPWWQSWAKRVMKRPLWGLFTSGTLLLLLAWPVTSMHFWNPGVDTLPASSQTRQTYDLWLKHTFSGVGSPLWVVLEKSSSLYTPSSYKQIQAVRAKILRQSDVHEVLPPLPNLPISAFNAPPPTIFDDALSPSHRIFLFTVFPNSHGESQATQALVRHLRSLSYPFSGTVLIGGGVAYTVDVIALILHWLPIVAVLIAVTTMILLFRLFHSVALAIKAVIMNLLSVSAASGLLVLVFQDGLTRPLTGIAGARAIDWTTPLILFSVLFGLSTDYEVFLLTRIMDYHHEHYPDAEAIAQGLADTGRIITGAALIMVTVFIAFGVIGLEFMQELGIGLGIAILLDATLVRLILVPSIMRLLGSWNWWPGA from the coding sequence CTCGGTGTGCCAGGAAGTCCTTCCCAGCATGTCCAAGATATTGTTCAAAAGAATTTTGGCACCTTGGCCAATTCCACGGCAACCGTTGTGTTCTATTCACCCTCCCGTGTCAATCAGCCTCAGTATCTTGAAGCGATGCAGCGTATATTGCGTGCCATGCAAAAGATTCCCGCAGTGGCCTCGGTTCCTTCCGTCCATCAACTCGCCATCTCACCTGATGGCCATGTGATGTATGGCACCATCTTTTTTAATCATGTGACCACCAATTCACTTGCCGATACCAAGGCGGTCGTTCCGTTGCGCCACCTTTTAAAAAAAACGCCTTCAGGACTTCAAGGAGGGTTAACGGGTCTCGTTCCTCTTGAACGCTCGTTTACCGATCAGGTCGACAAAGATCTCAAAACCGCGGAAATCTGGAGTTTCCCATTAACGCTCATTGCCCTGGTCTGGATTTTTCGGAGTGTCATTGCACCGATTGGTCCCCTCGCCATTGGATTTGGGGGCATTACCGTGGGCCTGGCAGGAATCGATCTCATTGCCCGCGTCATTGCGATTGCCCCCGAAGTGGAAGATGCTGCCGCTATGATTGGACTCGGCGTAGGAATTGATTATGCGTTATTGATGGTTCATCGGTACCGTCTAGCGAGAAAGATGCATCCAGCTGCTGATGCCGCCAATATCGCTGCCGCAACGGCAGGACGCGCCGTGTTATTCTCAGGCAGTATCGTGGCCGCGGCTTTTGCTGTTGTGCTCTTGGTTCACCAGCCCTTAATGCGGTCGATGGCGCTCGGGTCATTGGCTGCGGTGTTAGCCACGGTCATTGCTGCCCTGACGCTATTACCAGCCATTTTAGTAGTCTTGGATCGCTGGTTAGACTGGCCCTACCGGCAATCGATGGAAAAACCCAGCCCCTGGTGGCAGTCCTGGGCAAAACGAGTCATGAAACGGCCGTTATGGGGTCTTTTTACCTCAGGTACATTATTGTTATTGCTTGCATGGCCCGTGACTTCCATGCATTTTTGGAATCCTGGTGTCGATACTTTGCCGGCTTCGTCGCAAACCCGACAAACCTATGATTTGTGGTTAAAGCACACGTTTTCCGGCGTAGGCAGTCCCTTATGGGTAGTCTTGGAAAAATCCTCGAGTCTTTATACGCCTTCGAGCTATAAGCAAATTCAAGCGGTCAGAGCAAAAATTCTCCGCCAATCCGATGTCCATGAAGTGCTTCCTCCCCTGCCTAACTTGCCCATTTCCGCCTTTAATGCGCCGCCTCCAACTATTTTCGATGACGCCTTGTCGCCGTCTCATCGCATCTTTTTATTCACGGTATTCCCCAATTCTCACGGCGAATCTCAGGCCACCCAAGCCTTAGTCCGTCACTTGCGATCGTTGTCCTATCCATTTTCCGGAACCGTCCTAATCGGTGGGGGAGTCGCCTATACCGTGGATGTCATCGCGCTCATCTTACACTGGCTCCCCATTGTAGCTGTCCTCATCGCAGTTACCACCATGATCTTGCTGTTTCGACTCTTTCATTCGGTGGCTTTAGCCATAAAAGCGGTCATCATGAACTTGTTATCGGTTTCAGCAGCTTCGGGTCTTCTGGTACTGGTTTTCCAAGATGGTTTAACCCGGCCGCTGACAGGCATCGCGGGCGCCAGAGCCATTGACTGGACCACGCCCTTAATCTTGTTCTCCGTTCTGTTCGGATTATCGACGGATTACGAAGTGTTTTTGTTAACCCGGATTATGGATTATCATCATGAACATTATCCAGACGCTGAAGCCATTGCCCAGGGACTGGCCGATACCGGCCGCATTATCACAGGGGCTGCGCTCATTATGGTGACGGTTTTTATTGCCTTTGGTGTCATTGGTCTTGAATTTATGCAAGAACTGGGAATCGGACTGGGTATTGCCATTTTACTTGATGCTACCCTTGTGCGGTTAATTCTCGTCCCTTCCATTATGCGCTTATTAGGATCATGGAATTGGTGGCCCGGCGCATAA
- a CDS encoding dihydrolipoyl dehydrogenase, whose protein sequence is MVTNDTYDLIVIGGGGGGYPAAFRLAQAQKKVLLVDTLGNLGGNCLYEGCVPSKSVRLATLRIHEARQAPFFGVDIPSVTAAWSAIRNYKDGVQARRYLQHQQEIAEAAPALTFVHGTGRLLSAQSVEITDVEHSDIRTVFGKHILIATGSEPQSLPITGFEYTWNSHDLFAWQKTQEALPDDMLILGGGYIGVETASMLSDLGIRITLLEMAPTILSGMDPDLIRAITANLSKRVTLVTGVQVTAIQKQDKNQFIVQAHQEDGQLREWQTSRVLAAVGRIPHLPQTLGLDHVGVAYDKHGIVTDPYMRTNIPHIYAAGDVNGQSMLFHSAVRMSEMVAEHILNPHDLLIGFHPEEMPTTVFSRPEGMSVGLTAEQALSRGLKVDEYTKAMGKEAWAQIAGELEGFFKLVVSRSTGQIIGAHSVGTCSAALSAALHMAVHMGLTPRQLAQMTFPHPTQFEIIDRLARSI, encoded by the coding sequence ATGGTCACAAATGACACATACGATCTGATTGTTATTGGGGGTGGTGGCGGAGGATATCCCGCCGCGTTTCGCCTTGCTCAAGCGCAGAAAAAGGTTTTATTAGTCGATACACTGGGAAATTTAGGTGGCAATTGTCTGTATGAAGGCTGTGTCCCTTCGAAGTCCGTGCGTCTGGCCACATTACGGATCCATGAGGCCCGTCAGGCTCCGTTTTTTGGCGTGGATATTCCCTCCGTCACGGCCGCGTGGTCGGCAATCCGGAATTACAAAGACGGGGTCCAAGCTCGCCGCTACCTGCAACATCAACAAGAGATTGCGGAGGCCGCCCCGGCTTTAACATTTGTCCATGGAACCGGAAGACTCCTTAGTGCTCAATCCGTGGAAATCACAGATGTCGAGCACAGCGATATCCGAACAGTGTTTGGCAAACACATTCTAATTGCCACCGGGTCGGAACCGCAATCGCTGCCCATTACCGGATTTGAATATACGTGGAATTCTCATGACCTTTTTGCCTGGCAGAAAACGCAAGAAGCGCTGCCAGATGATATGCTCATTTTGGGGGGAGGATATATCGGGGTCGAAACCGCGTCTATGCTCTCTGATTTAGGCATTCGTATCACCTTATTAGAAATGGCTCCGACCATTCTCTCCGGCATGGATCCCGACCTCATTCGTGCCATCACCGCCAATTTATCGAAGCGCGTCACGCTCGTCACGGGGGTTCAGGTCACCGCGATACAAAAACAAGACAAAAATCAATTCATTGTCCAAGCTCACCAAGAGGATGGGCAATTACGGGAATGGCAAACATCGCGCGTGTTAGCCGCCGTCGGACGCATTCCCCATCTGCCGCAAACCTTAGGGCTGGATCACGTTGGCGTGGCTTATGACAAACATGGCATTGTCACGGATCCTTATATGCGCACCAATATTCCTCATATCTATGCCGCCGGAGACGTGAATGGCCAATCCATGCTGTTCCATTCTGCCGTCCGTATGAGCGAAATGGTAGCGGAACATATTTTGAATCCGCATGATTTGTTGATCGGATTCCATCCCGAAGAAATGCCCACCACCGTTTTTTCCCGGCCCGAAGGCATGTCTGTAGGCCTGACAGCAGAGCAAGCTCTGTCACGTGGGCTCAAAGTTGATGAATATACCAAGGCGATGGGAAAGGAGGCGTGGGCACAGATTGCCGGTGAGCTAGAAGGATTTTTCAAATTGGTTGTCAGCCGTTCCACGGGTCAAATCATCGGCGCCCACAGTGTCGGCACATGCAGCGCGGCTTTGTCGGCTGCGCTGCATATGGCCGTTCATATGGGCTTGACACCACGGCAACTGGCCCAAATGACATTTCCTCATCCCACGCAATTTGAAATTATTGACCGTTTGGCGCGCTCAATTTAA
- a CDS encoding MFS transporter, producing the protein MARAMVSNGTLSLFLSFWQVYWLRQLHASARWVGPLLGLLILELSFGLWVSRFIGTKVPGVLSSGIGALLIGLGAITIACGTETAFFLGQIILEVGLGIESGSAMVWIHDWIPPSLRASGLSAIGTVGGLAAIVTPTMGGWVITHGGYGEYWVVMAILAFGNAILLGFIERTRHRENRAD; encoded by the coding sequence GTGGCGCGGGCGATGGTGTCCAATGGAACTCTGTCGCTCTTTCTGTCATTTTGGCAGGTTTATTGGCTGAGACAGTTGCATGCGTCGGCTCGGTGGGTTGGCCCCCTGCTCGGATTACTGATTCTGGAATTGAGTTTCGGCCTGTGGGTCTCGCGCTTCATCGGCACGAAAGTCCCAGGGGTACTTTCTTCAGGGATTGGAGCCCTTCTCATCGGCCTGGGAGCCATCACCATCGCCTGCGGCACCGAAACTGCGTTTTTTCTGGGACAGATTATCCTGGAGGTGGGACTCGGCATTGAATCCGGGTCCGCCATGGTGTGGATACACGATTGGATTCCTCCGTCTCTTAGAGCCAGCGGACTGTCAGCGATAGGAACCGTTGGCGGATTGGCAGCGATCGTTACCCCCACTATGGGAGGCTGGGTTATCACGCATGGCGGGTATGGGGAGTATTGGGTGGTTATGGCGATTCTGGCCTTCGGAAACGCGATCCTCCTAGGCTTCATCGAACGCACTCGGCATCGCGAGAACCGTGCTGACTAG
- a CDS encoding phosphotransferase produces the protein MLAVAEHLGFHNIHPVVLGNAGNLVIYLAPYQIVARVAILFPDDDSLLWKDVWVREIKVAKHLIAHGIPVVPYAREVSPGPYLVSDTWMTLWEYAEPAPISGLTTQQAMKMVHDLDTALAKYKDPLPLLGAWRNVAQAADDLSTVHDDSRVVTLLMRYNNVNERIHHEVLYPAHGDAHPGNLLATKMGWQWIDFEDVSLMPKFWDLASFIGNTALFQGLKHPLVQSVAALPEVLEDRVMFQYVLQARVIMSTIINLALSLRGYVNLDFAQTQLARIDDFLCCVDQGTMWR, from the coding sequence GTGTTAGCGGTAGCAGAACATCTCGGATTTCACAACATTCATCCCGTCGTCTTAGGAAATGCGGGAAACTTAGTTATTTATCTTGCACCGTATCAAATTGTGGCCCGAGTGGCTATATTGTTCCCGGACGATGATTCCTTATTGTGGAAAGATGTCTGGGTTCGAGAGATAAAAGTTGCAAAGCACCTAATCGCGCATGGGATACCCGTGGTTCCCTATGCGCGTGAGGTGTCTCCTGGACCCTATCTTGTTTCGGATACTTGGATGACGCTTTGGGAATATGCAGAACCCGCCCCGATTTCTGGGTTAACAACCCAACAAGCCATGAAAATGGTTCATGATTTGGATACGGCCTTGGCAAAGTATAAAGATCCTCTCCCGCTGCTTGGGGCTTGGCGTAACGTTGCTCAAGCAGCCGACGATTTATCAACAGTGCACGATGACAGTAGAGTTGTTACATTGCTCATGCGTTACAACAACGTGAATGAGAGGATACATCACGAAGTGCTTTATCCGGCCCATGGAGATGCGCACCCGGGAAACCTGCTCGCTACCAAAATGGGGTGGCAATGGATTGATTTTGAGGATGTATCGTTAATGCCGAAATTCTGGGACCTGGCCAGTTTCATTGGGAACACGGCATTATTTCAAGGGTTGAAACACCCTCTTGTCCAATCTGTCGCAGCACTTCCGGAGGTATTAGAAGACCGTGTCATGTTTCAATATGTTCTTCAAGCACGGGTCATCATGTCGACAATCATCAACTTGGCATTATCCTTGCGCGGTTATGTCAACCTAGATTTTGCACAAACACAACTCGCACGGATCGATGATTTTTTGTGCTGTGTCGATCAGGGGACGATGTGGCGCTGA
- a CDS encoding precorrin-2 dehydrogenase/sirohydrochlorin ferrochelatase family protein translates to MSAFPVAIELEKQKVIILGSGTLAAQRINSLINTGAIIHVYGPYPVQEILDFMHTGQVTYYDREITESDFCDVKLVFVTDVHPFNLNMIQQWCHQHHAWIHVADVPSSCDFYAVSQLRRGDLVIGVSTSGLAPSLARRVRMALEPLFDSSWGDIVRALSHHRRHHSSPWDTVSLNQLAQHYIKTHLMPHISSTPTEAHATHQEHMAWQEKRL, encoded by the coding sequence ATGAGTGCATTCCCTGTAGCCATTGAATTAGAGAAGCAAAAAGTCATCATTCTTGGGTCTGGTACACTTGCCGCCCAACGCATTAACAGTCTCATCAATACGGGGGCCATCATTCATGTTTATGGTCCCTATCCTGTTCAGGAAATTTTAGACTTCATGCACACAGGCCAAGTGACATATTACGATAGAGAGATTACTGAATCAGACTTCTGCGATGTCAAACTGGTCTTTGTTACCGATGTGCATCCGTTCAATTTGAATATGATTCAGCAGTGGTGCCATCAACACCATGCGTGGATTCATGTCGCAGATGTACCTTCATCTTGTGACTTTTATGCTGTCAGTCAATTACGGCGAGGTGATTTGGTCATCGGGGTTTCGACAAGTGGACTCGCGCCAAGTTTGGCTCGACGCGTCCGCATGGCTTTAGAACCGCTTTTTGATTCATCATGGGGCGATATTGTTAGAGCGTTAAGTCATCACCGCCGTCACCACTCGAGTCCATGGGATACGGTATCATTAAATCAATTAGCCCAACACTATATCAAAACCCACCTAATGCCCCACATCTCGTCGACACCCACAGAAGCACACGCAACGCATCAAGAACACATGGCATGGCAAGAGAAACGGTTATGA
- a CDS encoding MFS transporter codes for MTRPVLVLFFMSFVVPFSAFMLYPFLIIYLTHVLHYQPWEAGLLLSVRFLSSGLLGFVGGLVSARIGTMRTYVISAVISAVSIMALAFTPGAVFLVIVLAILGLAASTVNAMARGLANEHILDEYRGVIQNYIHWLNNIGMAAALPFSALLLGGGYSRWPYFVAASGYALAAGALFITFRPSKPKPVAAADNSRPSFSPWKILQYDRAFSWLLLAFALVVVVEMQFESGVPLDLSFHFVQGAKLYGVLGAIDMTLVFLLQPLVAHWVDNHPSSWFGSLAMLLLSGLVIGALWQTVWGWTLAIICLSVGDVFAFGQIFSLVGVLPKAGQHGLYFSLLSMVQGLGTFAAYAFAGIGYNILHPLGMFLLTIPLTLFAIISYRNASRLRTVQEEAITTTG; via the coding sequence ATGACGAGACCCGTTCTCGTTCTCTTTTTCATGTCCTTTGTTGTGCCTTTTTCCGCTTTTATGCTCTATCCTTTCCTGATCATTTATCTCACGCACGTCTTGCACTATCAGCCGTGGGAAGCTGGACTGCTGTTATCTGTGCGCTTCTTATCCAGTGGCTTATTAGGATTTGTCGGAGGATTGGTATCGGCGAGAATTGGTACCATGCGCACCTACGTTATATCTGCAGTCATTAGTGCCGTATCCATTATGGCCCTGGCTTTTACGCCAGGAGCGGTATTTCTCGTTATCGTTTTGGCCATCTTAGGACTCGCCGCGTCAACGGTCAATGCCATGGCCCGGGGTTTAGCTAATGAACATATCCTAGATGAATACCGTGGTGTCATTCAGAACTACATTCATTGGCTTAATAATATTGGTATGGCCGCTGCTTTACCCTTTTCCGCTCTCTTGTTAGGTGGGGGGTATTCCCGTTGGCCATATTTCGTGGCTGCATCCGGTTACGCATTAGCAGCAGGTGCTCTTTTTATCACTTTTCGCCCATCAAAGCCGAAACCTGTCGCTGCCGCGGATAATTCACGGCCATCTTTTTCACCATGGAAAATCCTTCAATATGACCGAGCATTTTCCTGGCTTCTCCTCGCTTTTGCTTTAGTTGTCGTCGTTGAAATGCAGTTTGAATCCGGCGTTCCTCTCGACTTGTCTTTTCATTTTGTTCAAGGCGCCAAACTATATGGTGTTCTTGGCGCTATTGATATGACTCTCGTCTTTTTGCTGCAACCACTTGTTGCCCACTGGGTCGATAATCATCCCTCGTCGTGGTTCGGATCATTGGCCATGTTATTGCTCAGTGGATTGGTCATTGGTGCGCTCTGGCAAACAGTATGGGGATGGACTCTGGCCATCATTTGCCTCAGTGTAGGTGACGTCTTTGCTTTCGGTCAAATTTTTTCTTTAGTCGGCGTGCTGCCTAAAGCGGGTCAACACGGGTTATATTTTAGTCTATTAAGCATGGTTCAAGGTTTAGGAACATTTGCTGCCTACGCATTCGCTGGAATCGGTTACAATATATTGCATCCCCTGGGGATGTTTTTACTGACCATTCCCTTAACCTTATTCGCCATCATCTCTTACCGAAACGCTTCCCGTCTTCGGACAGTACAAGAAGAAGCTATCACAACAACGGGATGA